The stretch of DNA TGAAAGATGCTAAAATCAGCAAATCCCAAGTTGACGAAGTTGTCTTGGTTGGTGGTTCCACCAGAATTCCAAAAGTCCAAAAATTGTTGTCTGACTTCTTTGACGGtaaacaattggaaaaatctATTAACCCAGATGAAGCTGTTGCTTACGGTGCTGCTGTTCAAGGTGCTATCTTGACCGGTCAATCCACTAACGATGACACCAAAGACTTGTTATTGTTGGATGTCATTCCATTGTCTCTCGGTGTTGCTATGCAAGGTAACGTTTTTGCCCCAGTTGTCCCAAGAAACACCACTGTTCCAACCATCAAGAGAAGAACTTTCACCACTGTTGCTGACCACCAAACCACTGTTCAATTCCCAGTTTACCAAGGTGAACGTGTCAACTGTACTGAAAACACCTTGTTGGGTGAATTTGACTTGAAAAACATCCCACCAATGCAAGCCGGTGAACCAGTTTTGGAAGCCAtttttgaagttgatgCTAACGGTATCTTGAAGGTCACTGCTGTTGAAAAATCCACTGGTAGATCTGCTAACATCACCATCTCCAACTCCATTGGTAGATTGTCAACTGAAGAAATCGAAAAAATGATCTCTGATgctgaaaaattcaaatcatccGATGATGCTTTCGCCAAGAGACAcgaacaaaaacaaaaattagaaGCTTACGTTGCTTCCGTTGAATCTACTGTCACTGACCCAGTCTTGTCTGctaaattgaagaaatctGCCAAGGACAAGATCGAAGCTGCTTTGTCTGATGCTTTGCAAACTttggaaattgaagaatctTCTGCTGACGACTACAGAAAAGCTGAATTAGCTTTGAAGAGAGCTGTCACCAAAGGTATGGCTACCCGTTAAGTAAACTAGATGTTGAATGTCATTTGTTTTACgccatattttttttttccctttaACATCATTCACCCCTCCCCCTTACTATGTGTGTATATTTAGTATAGTCATCCACTAATACAGAaagtaaaaataaatttgattaaaaaaaaaaaaagaatgcTTTACAATATAATTTGTATATTTCTATTCATCGAGTATATAATTTCCTAGCTTATCCATTTTAAGCTTCATATCACCTTTGGACAACGCTTCTATAATCTTTTCGTTCTCTTCTGCCTCTGCCTGTTCATCGAACTCTTCCTCATCttcaaacaattcttcttcttcttcttcgtcttcttcttcgtcttcttcttcctcttcgTCTTCCTCTTCATCTTCGGTGGCAAcgtcttcatcatcatcaatttcagaAAGATCATCATCTTCGTCAACCTTGATTCGCATTCCCAAAACGGCCTTTTCCAAATCCTTATCTTCGCGGTTTCCAGTCTTCTTTTTTGCATATCCTGATGCTTGCACTTCCACATCCAAACTCTTTTCTCTAATAACGTCACGCTTGAAATTAGGATATGCGTATTTATACCCATCTCCGTAACCATCAGTGTCAAACATTGTTGGGTCATGCTGTGGATTGtatctaaattttttacTGAAAAAGTCTCGGATACCTTGCACATCACgatcaaaatattctttGGCGTCAGGGTGTTCGATAGAAACACATTGTGGgaaatcaataacaacaaaatcaaactcaTGGCCGTCGGTGTCGTCCCTAATAAGAATATTAAACTCGTTAAAATCACAATGTATCAACCCAGCTTTAGCCAATCTAACAATGAACCCCATCAAATCAGaatacaattttttataattctTATGTTGTCTCAAATGTTTCATGGGTATGCCTTTGATCCATTCCATCATAACACAATGTCTCGAGTAATCAAATGGTTGCGGTACATTGAACCCATTATTATACAAAACCTCCATAAACTGGTACTCCTTGGCAGCCGCCAAACGGGAAAGATACATCCAATTCGaagtttgtttatttttcaaataatcacGGTTATTCTTTACTGTTTTGAAAGACGTTCTAC from Candida albicans SC5314 chromosome R, complete sequence encodes:
- the RIO2 gene encoding protein kinase (Putative serine kinase with a predicted role in the processing of the 20S pre-rRNA into mature 18S rRNA; null mutants are hypersensitive to caspofungin): MHPKKKKKKKKKNCKDISYSLSHLSSSSEHTPIMKLDTSHMRYLTSDDFRVLQAIELGSRNHELVPTQMIHSIGGLKSPSATNRAIGDIAKLKLISRLRNAKYDGFRLSYNGYDYLALKSMLNRNTLYSVGTTIGVGKESDIYSVSDPEGVQKVLKIHRLGRTSFKTVKNNRDYLKNKQTSNWMYLSRLAAAKEYQFMEVLYNNGFNVPQPFDYSRHCVMMEWIKGIPMKHLRQHKNYKKLYSDLMGFIVRLAKAGLIHCDFNEFNILIRDDTDGHEFDFVVIDFPQCVSIEHPDAKEYFDRDVQGIRDFFSKKFRYNPQHDPTMFDTDGYGDGYKYAYPNFKRDVIREKSLDVEVQASGYAKKKTGNREDKDLEKAVLGMRIKVDEDDDLSEIDDDEDVATEDEEEDEEEEEDEEEDEEEEEELFEDEEEFDEQAEAEENEKIIEALSKGDMKLKMDKLGNYILDE